ACACCGACTTCATCTTCACCGTCGCGGGGGAGGAGCTCGGGTTCATCGGCGGCGGCACCATCATCGCGCTGATCGGCGTGATCGTGTGGCGGATCCTGCGGGTGGCCGCCGAATGCGACCAGCCCTACGGCCGCCTGGTCTGCGCGGGCGTCGCGGCGTGGCTGACCTTCCAGTCCTTCATCAACATCGGCATGACGGTGGGGATCATGCCCATCACCGGGCTGCCGCTGCCCCTGGTCTCCTACGGGGGCACGGCCACCATCGCCCACTTCATCGCGATCGGGCTGGTGCTGAGCATCCACGGCCGCGCCCGCGGGTTCGACTGAAGGACCCGGCAGCCGGCGCCAGCGATTAGCCTGGAGGGATCCGTGAGTGGACCCAGGCACCTTCGAAAGGCCCGTCGCCATGCCCATCGAATCCGTCTTTCCGCGTCTGGAGGCGCTCCTGCCCAGCGTGCAGAAGCCGATTCAGTACGTGGGCGGGGAACTCAACTCCGTCGTCAAGGACTGGGACGAGACCGAGGTCCGCTGGGCCCTGATGTATCCGGACGCCTACGAGGTGGGCGTGCCCAACCAGGGCATCCAGATCCTTTACGAGGTCCTCAACGAGCGCGAGGGCGTGCTCGCCGAGCGCAGCTACGCCGTCTGGGCCGACCTGGAGAAGCTCATGCGCGAGCACGGGGTCCCCCAGTTCACCGTCGACGCCCACCGGCCGGTCGGCGCCTTCGACGTGTTCGGCATCAGCTTCGCCAGCGAGATGGGCTACACCAACATGCTCACCGCGCTGGACCTGGCCGGCATCCCGATCCGCGCGGCCGACCGGGGCGAGGACCACCCGATCGTGCTGGCCGGCGGGCATTCGGCGTTCAACCCCGAGCCGATCGCCGACTTCCTCGACGCCGTCGTGCTCGGCGACGGCGAGGAGATCGCGCTGGCCGTCACCGAGGTCGTCCGCGAGTGGAAGCGCGAGGGGCGCCCCGGCGGGCGCGAGGGGCTGCTGCTGCGCCTGGCCGCCGGCGGCGGCGTGTACGTGCCCGGCTTCTACGACGTCGGCTACCTCTCCGACGGCCGGATCGAGAAGTACGCGCCCAACCGGCCGGGCGTGCCGTGGCAGGTGCAGAAGCACACCGTCATGGACCTCGACGACTGGCCCTACCCCAAGAACCCGATCGTGCCGCTGGCGGAGTCGGTACACGAGCGCTACAGCGTGGAGATCTTCCGCGGCTGCACCCGCGGCTGCCGGTTCTGCCAGGCCGGCATGATCACCCGCCCGGTGCGCGAGCGCAGCAAGGACGCCGTCGGACAGATGGTCGAGCAGGGGGTGAAGTCCTCCGGTTTCCAGGAGGTCGGCCTGCTGTCGCTGTCCAGCGCCGACCACAGTGAGATCGGCGACATCGCCAAGGGGCTGGCCGACCGCTACGAGGGCACCAACACCGGCCTGTCCCTGCCCTCGACCCGGGTCGACGCCTTCAACATCGACCTGGCCAACGAGCTCACCCGCAACGGGCGCCGCTCCGGCCTGACCTTCGCCCCCGAGGGCGGCAGCGAGCGGATGCGCCGGGTGATCAACAAGATGGTCACCGAGGCCGACCTCATCCGCACCGTCACCGCGGCCTACGCCGCCGGCTGGCGGCAGGTGAAGCTGTACTTCATGTGCGGCCTGCCCACCGAGACCGACGAGGACGTGCTCGCGATCGCCGACCTCGCCCGCGAGGTCATCAGGACCGGTCGCGAGGTCACCGGCCGCAAGGACATCCGCTGCACGGTCTCCATCGGCGGGTTCGTGCCCAAGCCGCAGACCCCGTTCCAGTGGGCCGGGCAGACCTCGCACGAGGTCGTCGACGCGCGGCTGCACAAGCTGAAGGAGACGCTGCGCGCCGACCGCCGGTACGGCAAGTCGGTGGGCCTGCGCTACCACGAGGGCCGCCCCTCCGTCATCGAGGGCCTGCTCTCGCGCGGCGACCGCCGCGTGGGCCGGGTCGTCGAGGCGGTGTGGCGCGACGGCGGCCGCTTCGACGGCTGGAGCGAGCACTTCTCCTACGAGCGCTGGGCGGCCTGCGCGGAGGCGGCGCTGGCCGACGAGCCCGTCGACGTCGACTGGTATACGGTGCGCGAGCGCGACGCCGACGAGGTGCTGCCCTGGGACCACCTCGACGCCGGCCTGGACCGCGACTGGCTGTGGCAGGACTGGCAGGACGCGCTGCACGGCGAGGAGTCGCTGGAGGTCGACGACTGCCGCTGGACTCCCTGCTACGACTGCGGCGTGTGCCCGAGCATGGGCACCGAGATCCAGGTCGGTCCGGCCGACAGGTCCAAGCTGCTGCCGCTCACCGTGGTGTGACCGCTCGGTCGGCGACACCGACGACGGCGGGCCCCGGCACCTTCCTTCGGTGCCGGGGCCCGCTTTCGTGCTCGTGTGTATGGCCCGGCGCCCCGCTCGCGCCGGGCCATACGTGTACTTAGACGATCAGCACCCGACGGAGGTTGGCAAAGATTTCCGGATTCCGCGAAAAATTTTGTGCTCTCCGGATCATCGCAGTTCAGCGTGGTGAGGGCGATCGGCGGTGACCAGCGGGTGAACTGTGGGCGACGCAACTCTTCCAGGGGCTTTTCAAGTCCGCCCGCGAGGGGAACAGCACATACGTGTGTGATCCGTCACTGATCGAGGTGTCATCCGCTCATCGGTTGACACCCTCCCGAGCCGCGCGAATCGGACGGTTCGCCCGGGCCGATGGCGCGAGGCTCCCGGAGCGCACCGTACGCTGAATAGGACGTGGATCTCCCAGGTGGGTGCGCGCCGGCCGACGGGGCGCACCCGGACACGGGAGTAATCGAGGAAAGGAGCAGCGCTGCCCCCCGCACCTGAGGGCACGACCTCGCCCTCCACCGGAAACCAGGGCCAACGGTTGCGCGTGCGCTATGCCAAGCGCGGCCGGATGCGGTTCGCGAGTCACCGCGACATCGCCCGCGCGCTCGAACGCGCGCTCCGCCGGGCCCGGGTTCCCGTCGCCTTCTCAGCGGGGTTCACGCCTCATCCCAAGATCTCCTACACGGGCGCCGCTCCCACGGGGGTGGCGAGTGAGGCGGAGTACTTCGAACTCACGCTGACCGAGCCCTGCGATCCCGAACAGGTGCGTGTTCGGCTCGACGACGCGATGCCCGCGGGCATCGACGTCGTCGGGGTCGTGGAGGCCGCGGCGGGCGGTCTGGCCGACCGCCTGGAGGCATCGGAGTGGCAGGTAGAACTGCCGGGCGTCGCCCCCGACGACGCCGCGGCCGCGGCGGCCGCGTTCCTCGCGGCCGGCGAGATCGAGGTGGAACGGCTCACCAAGAAGGGCCGCCGCCGCTTCGACACCCGCTCGCCCGTCCTCCGCCTGGATGTGGACGGGTGCGCCGCAACGGAGCAACACGAGACATATGCCATACTTCGGATGGTCGTCCGGCACACGACACCTGCCGTTCGACCGGACGACGTGGTGACCGGCCTTCGACAGGTGGCCGGCCTCGCGCCGCCGTCATCACCACTGATGACCCGGCTGGCGCAGGGGCCGCTTGACGAGGCCTCCGGCGTGCTCGCCGACCCGTTCGCCGCTGACATCGCGGCGGCCCAGAGTGCTGGGCGGGGACGGGCCGAGGACGGTGGCGGGGCGGAGGGGATCGCCCCGCTCGCGGAGGACGCACCACGGTCGTCGGCGCCCACGCGAAAGCGCGTCACATGAGTGACCTCGTTCGGGGAACGTGGGCGCGCCCTTCAGGACTTTGACCCGGTATCGCCGAGCGCGCTACCGGCGCCGACACAGCGACGACAGTCCTCGCGCGCAGCGGCCGCGGCGAACGCGCCGCCGCCGCGCCCGAGGACTCTGACGGGAGACCGCCCGGATGCTCGAAAACGAGCCCAGCAGCGGTGCCGAAGGCACCGCGGGACATACAACTGAACCGAACGAACCGGCGCCGACGGAATCGGCGGCGACCGATGCGTCCGCGCAGGCCGACACGGCCGCCCGGGAGAAGCGGGCCCGGCGCCGCAGCGCCGCGACCCGCCCCGCCGGGCCGCCGCCGGAGCCCGAGCCGGCTCCCGCAGCGCCGGTGACCGTACCCGCCACGACCGCGGCCGCGGACGCCGACGCCCCGGTCGAGTCAGTCCCGGCCGAGGCCGAGCCGGCGCGGGAGAGCAGGAGGAAGACCTCGCGCGCCACGCGCAGCGCCGGCGCGCCCAAGACCACGCGGACCCGCACCCGCAAGGCCAAGGCGGCCGACGAGGCGCCGGCCGCGGCCGATGACGCTGCGGCCGCCACCGGGTCCGAGCCCGCGGCCGCCGCCGAATCCGGGGACGCGGCCGAGCCCGGGGACGCGGCCGAGCAGCGGTCCGCGGCGGAGGAGCGTCCGACCGCCGAGTCCGCCCGGCCCGCCGAGGCGCCCGCCGGTCCCGCCGCGGTGTCCTTCCAACCGCCGATGGTGCTCTTCCAGCCGCCGGTGCCGAGCGAGCGCGCGGAGACGGCCCCCGTCCGCGCCGAGCCGGAGCAGGAGAGCGTCGACGAGGCCGAGGACGAGGAGACCGCACCGACGGCGGGCGAGGACGCCGAGGACGACCGCCCCTCGCGTCGCCGGCGGCGCCGCGGCGGCCGCGGCCGGGGCAAGTCGCGCGGCGGCGACGAAGGATTCGACGCGGAATCGGCCGGCGAGTCCAAGGAGCCCGCCGACGAGCGCTCGGGATCGACCGAGATCGAGCAGGTCGAGGCCGACTCCACCGATGACGACGCCGGGGAGGACGGCGGCTCCAGCCGCCGTCGCCGCCGCCGTCGCCGCAGGTCCGCCGGTGAGGGCGGCGAGGAGGCCCCCGGCCCCGACGACCCGCCGAACACGGTGGTGCGGGTGCGCGAGCCGCGCGCCGCGGCGCCCGCCCAGGACGAGGTGCAGGCCGTCAAGGGCTCAACCCGCCTGGAGGCCAAGAAGCAGCGCCGCCGCGAGGGCCGCGAGCAGGGCCGGCGCCGCGCGCCGATCATCACCGAGTCGGAATTCCTGGCCCGCCGCGAGTCGGTCAAGCGCGACCTGGTCGTCCGCCGCAACGGCGAGCGCACCCAGATCGCGGTGCTCGAGGACGACGTGCTGGTCGAGCACTACGTCGACCGCGCCTCCCACAAGTCCTACGTCGGCAACGTCTACCTGGGCCGGGTGCAGAACGTGCTGCCCTCGATGGAGGCGGCGTTCGTCGACATCGGCAAGGGGCGCAACGCCGTGCTCTACGCCGGCGAGGTCAACTGGGACGCCTCCGGCCTGGAGGGCCAGCCCAAGCGGATCGAGTCGGCGCTGAAGTCGGGCCAGTCGGTCCTGGTGCAGGTCACCAAGGATCCGCTGGGACACAAGGGCGCCCGGCTGACCAGCCAGATCAGCCTGCCCGGCCGCTACATGGTCTACGTGCCCGACGGCTCCATGACCGGCATCAGCCGCAAGCTCCCCGACAAGGAGCGCGCCCGGCTCAAGCAGATCCTGAAGAAGGTCATGCCCGACAACGCCGGCGTCATCGTGCGCACCGCGGCCGAGGGCGCCAGCGAGGAGGAGCTGGAGCGCGACATCTCGCGCCTGGCCGCCCAGTGGAACTCGATCAAGCGCAAGTCGAAGTCGGCGACCGCCCCTGCGCTGCTCAACAGCGAGCCCGACCTCACCGTGCGCGTGGTGCGCGACGTCTTCAACGAGGACTTCTCCAGCCTCGTGGTCTCCGGCGACGAGGCGTGGTCCACGGTCAAGGAGTACGTCGACTACGTCGCCCCGCACCTGGCCGAGCGCCTGTCGCACTGGTCGGGCGAGCGCGACGTCTTCGAGGCCTACCGGATCGACGAGCAGATCGCCAAGGCGCTGGAGCGCAAGGTGTGGTTGCCCAGCGGCGGCTCGCTGATCATCGACCGCACCGAGGCCATGACCGTGGTCGACGTCAACACCGGCAAGTTCACCGGCCAGGGCGGCAACCTCGAGGAGACGGTCACCAAGAACAACCTCGAGGCGGCCGAGGAGATCGTGCGCCAGCTCCGGCTGCGCGACATCGGCGGCATCATCGTCATCGACTTCATCGACATGGTGCTGGAGAGCAACCGCGACCTCGTGCTGCGGCGCATGCTGGAGTGCCTGTCCCGGGACCGCACCAAGCACCAGGTGGCCGAGGTCACCTCGCTGGGCCTGGTGCAGATGACCCGCAAGCGGGTCGGCCAGGGGCTGCTGGAGGCGTTCTCCGAGACCTGCGAGTGCTGCAACGGCCGGGGCCTGCACCTGTCGACCGAGCCGGTCGAGACCAAGTCGGGCGGCGGCAACGGCGGCAACGGCAACGGGCGCGGCAAGAAGAAGAACAAGGGCGGCTCGGAGAAGGCCGAGAAGCAGGAGAAGGCCGACAAGGCCGACAAGGCCGCCTCCTCCGCCGAGGGCTCCGGCGGTGACGCCGGGTCCGAGGAGGCCAAGCCCGCCGAGCAGCCGCCGGCCGAGCCCGAGGCGGCGCCGGCGGAGCCCGAGAAGAAGACCACCCGGAGGTCCTCGCGCCGGAAGAAGGAGGCCGCGGCCGCCGAACCCGCGGCCACCGGCGGCTCCGAGGCGGAGTCCGGTGCGCCAGAGGAGGCGGCCGGGTCCGCCGGCGCCGATGACGGCGCCGACGGGGCCGACAGCGGCGCCGAGCGACCGCGTCGGCGCCGGAGCCGGCGGAGCAAGTCCGCCGCGGCGGCCCCCGAATCGGCGGTGGCCGAGGCGGGGTGACCGGCCCGGGGGCGGGTCGGGGCGGTCCCACCCGGGACCGTCCGCGGACGTGCTCGCCCCCAACGGGCGGATGGTAATCTAAGGGTCGGTGCGTCGGCGCGCCCCAAACGTTCGCGCGCCCGAGACCGGCTCCTCGATTCCCACGCCCCCGTTGGGTGGGCGAGTGGTGTTGAGACTGCGGTCGATTTAGAGCGCATTTTTTCTGAAGCGAGCAGGAAGAGAGTTTCCCGGTGTACGCGATCGTGCGAGCGGGCGGCCGACAGGAGAAGGTCTCCGTCGATGACGTCTTGAACATCGACAAGGTGACCGACCAGATCGGTTCGACGGTGCAGTGGGAGCCGCTGCTGGTCGTCAACGACGGCAAGGTCATCAGCGATGCGGCCGAGCTCGGTGGCTACCAGGTCACCGCCGAGGTCCTGGGCGAGGCCAAGGGCCCCAAGATCAACATCCTCAAGTACAAGAACAAGACCGGTTACAAGAAGCGCCTGGGGCACCGCCAGAAGTACACCCAGGTCCGCATCACCGGCATCGCCTCGAAGTAGCAGGAGGAGCTCGAAATGGCACACAAGAAGGGCGCATCGTCCAGCCGTAACGGGCGCGACTCCAACGCCAAGCGGCTCGGCGTCAAGCGCTTCGGCGGCCAGGCCGTCAAGGCCGGCGAGATCCTCGTCCGCCAGCGCGGCACCCACTTCCACCCCGGCGACAACGTCGGCCGCGGTGGCGACGACACCCTGTTCGCGCTCGTCGCGGGCCAGGTGGAGTTCGGCACCCGGCGCGGCCGCAAGGCCGTGAACATCGTCCCGGCCCCTGCCCCGGTTCCCGCGGAATAGGGTCGGCACGCCGAAGCGTTGTGCACCCCGGATACGGGGCCGACACCGGGACCGGTGGTGGCGAGGGCCACGCGCTCCCCGCGCGAGCGGGAGCGTTTCCGGGTCGGCGCGGTGCAGCGCCAGTGGATTTTCGCAGCACGAGGGCGGGCCAGTAGCACTGGCCCGCCCTACGTGCGTTCAACCGGCAGGAGAGACACATGCCCGACTTCGTCGACGAAGCGGTCTTGCACATCAAGGCCGGTGACGGCGGGCACGGCTGTGCCTCCGTGCACCGGGAGAAGTTCAAACCGCTGGGCGGGCCCGACGGCGGCAACGGCGGCAGGGGCGGCGACGTCGTCCTGGAGGTCGACACCAACACCGCGACCCTGCTGGAGTACCAGCGTCGGCCGCACCGCAAGGCCGGCAACGGCACGCCGGGCCAGGGCGGCCACCGCTCCGGGGCCAACGGCGCGGAGCTGGTGCTCGCCGTGCCCGACGGCACGGTCGTGACGACCACGGCCGGCGAGGTCGTCGCCGACCTGGTGGGGCCGGGGACCCGGCTGGTCATCGCCCAGGGCGGCAACGGCGGCCTGGGCAACGCCGCGCTGGCCTCGCCCAGGCGCAAGGCCCCGGGGTTCGCCCTGAAGGGCGAGGCCGGCGAGGAGATCGACGTCCGCCTGGAGATCAAGACCATCGCCGACGTCGGCCTGGTGGGCTTCCCCAGCGCGGGCAAGTCCTCGCTGATCGCGGCGCTGTCCGCCGCGCGGCCCAAGATCGCCGACTACCCGTTCACCACGCTCATCCCCAACCTCGGCGTGGTGGAGGCCGGAGCCACCCAGTTCGTGGTCGCCGACGTCCCCGGACTGATCCCCGGCGCCAGCGAGGGCAAGGGGCTGGGCCTGGCCTTCCTGCGCCACGTCGAGCGCTGCTCGACGCTGGTGCACGTGCTGGACTGCGCCACCTACGAGCAGGGCCGCGACCCGATCTCCGACCTGGAGGTGATCGAGGCCGAGCTGGCCGCCTACGGCGAGCGGACCGAGGTCGACCTGTCGGACCGGCCGCGCATCGTCGTGCTCAACAAGATCGACGTGCCCGAGGCCCGCGAACTCGCCGAGTTCGTCCAGCCGATGCTGGAGGAGCGGGGGCTGAAGGTCATCCGGGTCTCGGCGGCCTCAAGGGAGGGCCTGCGCGAGCTGTCCTTCGCCATGGGCGAGCAGGTGGCCGCGGCGCGCGCCGCCCGGCCCCCGGCCGAACCCACCCGCCTGGTGCTTCGTCCGCGCGAGATCGGGGAGATCCCGTTCGAGGTGGTCCCGCTCGGCGACAACACCTTCCGGGTGCGCGGCGACAAACCGGCCCGCTGGGTGCGCCAGACCGACTTCTCCAACGACGAGGCCGTCGGCTACCTCGCCGACCGGCTGAACCGCCTCGGCATCGAGGACGCCCTGGCCAAGGCCGGTGCCGTCGAGGGCGCCGAGGTCTACATCGGCGACGAGGACGACTCCGTGGTCTTCGACTGGGACCCCACGGTCGACGTGGACCAGGCCCCGACCGGCCCGCGCGGCACCGACTCCCGGCTGGGCTGACGTCGCGCGGGGACCCCTGTTCCAGCCGTCTGACCGCTTGAGCGAACACGCAGATTGGAACGTGGGACGTGCACAGCGCACAGTCTGGGGGAGGATCGGGCTCCGCGGCCGCGGAGCCCGGGGCGGCGGCGGGCCGCAGGGCGGAGATGACGCGGGCGCGCCGCGTCGTCGTCAAGGTCGGGTCGTCGTCGCTGACCACGCACGACGGCCGCATCGACCGCGACAGGATTCGGGAGCTGACCGACGTGCTGGCGGCGCGGCGGGCGGCCGACGTGGAGATCGTGCTGGTCTCCTCCGGCGCGGTGGCCGCGGGGATGACGCCGCTGGGGCTGGTCACGCGGCCGCGTGACCTCGCCACGCAGCAGGCCGCGGCCAGCGTGGGCCAGGGCCTGCTGGTGGCGCATTACACCAGGGCGTTCGCCGATCACGGCCTCACGGCCGCGCAGGTCCTGCTCACGGTCGACGACATGATGCGGCGCGCGCACCACCGCAACGCCCAGCGGACGCTGACCCGGCTGCTCGACATCGGGGCGGTGCCGATCGTCAACGAGAACGACACCGTGGCCACGCACGAGATCCGGTTCGGCGACAACGACCGGCTGGCCGCGCTGGTCGCGCACCTGCTGCGGGCCGATGCGCTGCTGCTGCTCTCCGACGTCGACGCGCTCTACGACGGCGATCCCAGCCGTCCGGGCACGCGCAGGATCGCCGAGGTCCGGGAGCCGGAGGACCTCGAAGGCGTGGACATCGGCAGCGCGGGCCGGCGCGGGGTAGGCACCGGCGGCATGGTCACCAAGGTGGAATCGGCGCGGATCGCCACGGAGGCGGGCGTGCCCACCATCCTGACGTCGGCGGCCAACGCCGGGGCCGCGCTGGACGGCGAGCCGGTGGGGACGTTCTTCGCTCCGGCCCGGCGGCGCAGGCCCTCGACCCGGCAGTTGTGGCTGGCGCACGCCACGGCGGGGCGGGGCAGGGTGGTCCTGGACCCGGGCGCGGTGCGCGCCGTGCTGGGCGGGCGGGCGTCGCTGCTGCCCGCGGGCGTGATCAAGGTCGAAGGCGAGTTCTCGGCCGGCGATCCCGTGGACCTGTGCGACGAGGACGGCCGGACCGTGGCGCGCGGCCTGGTCAACTACGACGCGGCCGAGATCCCCAACCTGATGGGCCGCTCCACCCGCTGGCTGGCCCGCGAACTGGGCCCCGAGTACGAACGCGAGATCGTGCACCGCGACGGCCTGGTGCTGCTGTCGAGGACTCCCCGCCGCAGCGCACCGGCCCCCTGACGGTCCTGCCCCTGTGGGCGCAGTTCTCCGTCCACCACTGGTGACCTGGAAGGTTGTCGTCAGCGCGCCAGCGCTGGCGGCGCGAAAGGTCACGGGTAAAGACAGTCCTCGGACATGTGCCACCGGAAGCGGTCAGAGGAACAGTAGGCGACCCTGCTCACGAGCCTGTCGATGCTTCATGCAGATGTAGTTGATGCGGCGCTGGATCATCTTCAGCTCGCCTGTACGGGGCCGCCAACCCGAATCGAGCATTCGTCGCATGAGTTGACGGTAGAAGATCTCTGGATTGACCAGGATCGAGTCGCGGGTGACAACGAGAACGTTCCAGCCGGCGTCGCCGATGCGGCGCCGCCGTTCCT
This sequence is a window from Spinactinospora alkalitolerans. Protein-coding genes within it:
- a CDS encoding TIGR03960 family B12-binding radical SAM protein; translated protein: MPIESVFPRLEALLPSVQKPIQYVGGELNSVVKDWDETEVRWALMYPDAYEVGVPNQGIQILYEVLNEREGVLAERSYAVWADLEKLMREHGVPQFTVDAHRPVGAFDVFGISFASEMGYTNMLTALDLAGIPIRAADRGEDHPIVLAGGHSAFNPEPIADFLDAVVLGDGEEIALAVTEVVREWKREGRPGGREGLLLRLAAGGGVYVPGFYDVGYLSDGRIEKYAPNRPGVPWQVQKHTVMDLDDWPYPKNPIVPLAESVHERYSVEIFRGCTRGCRFCQAGMITRPVRERSKDAVGQMVEQGVKSSGFQEVGLLSLSSADHSEIGDIAKGLADRYEGTNTGLSLPSTRVDAFNIDLANELTRNGRRSGLTFAPEGGSERMRRVINKMVTEADLIRTVTAAYAAGWRQVKLYFMCGLPTETDEDVLAIADLAREVIRTGREVTGRKDIRCTVSIGGFVPKPQTPFQWAGQTSHEVVDARLHKLKETLRADRRYGKSVGLRYHEGRPSVIEGLLSRGDRRVGRVVEAVWRDGGRFDGWSEHFSYERWAACAEAALADEPVDVDWYTVRERDADEVLPWDHLDAGLDRDWLWQDWQDALHGEESLEVDDCRWTPCYDCGVCPSMGTEIQVGPADRSKLLPLTVV
- a CDS encoding TIGR03936 family radical SAM-associated protein, producing the protein MRFASHRDIARALERALRRARVPVAFSAGFTPHPKISYTGAAPTGVASEAEYFELTLTEPCDPEQVRVRLDDAMPAGIDVVGVVEAAAGGLADRLEASEWQVELPGVAPDDAAAAAAAFLAAGEIEVERLTKKGRRRFDTRSPVLRLDVDGCAATEQHETYAILRMVVRHTTPAVRPDDVVTGLRQVAGLAPPSSPLMTRLAQGPLDEASGVLADPFAADIAAAQSAGRGRAEDGGGAEGIAPLAEDAPRSSAPTRKRVT
- a CDS encoding Rne/Rng family ribonuclease, encoding MLENEPSSGAEGTAGHTTEPNEPAPTESAATDASAQADTAAREKRARRRSAATRPAGPPPEPEPAPAAPVTVPATTAAADADAPVESVPAEAEPARESRRKTSRATRSAGAPKTTRTRTRKAKAADEAPAAADDAAAATGSEPAAAAESGDAAEPGDAAEQRSAAEERPTAESARPAEAPAGPAAVSFQPPMVLFQPPVPSERAETAPVRAEPEQESVDEAEDEETAPTAGEDAEDDRPSRRRRRRGGRGRGKSRGGDEGFDAESAGESKEPADERSGSTEIEQVEADSTDDDAGEDGGSSRRRRRRRRRSAGEGGEEAPGPDDPPNTVVRVREPRAAAPAQDEVQAVKGSTRLEAKKQRRREGREQGRRRAPIITESEFLARRESVKRDLVVRRNGERTQIAVLEDDVLVEHYVDRASHKSYVGNVYLGRVQNVLPSMEAAFVDIGKGRNAVLYAGEVNWDASGLEGQPKRIESALKSGQSVLVQVTKDPLGHKGARLTSQISLPGRYMVYVPDGSMTGISRKLPDKERARLKQILKKVMPDNAGVIVRTAAEGASEEELERDISRLAAQWNSIKRKSKSATAPALLNSEPDLTVRVVRDVFNEDFSSLVVSGDEAWSTVKEYVDYVAPHLAERLSHWSGERDVFEAYRIDEQIAKALERKVWLPSGGSLIIDRTEAMTVVDVNTGKFTGQGGNLEETVTKNNLEAAEEIVRQLRLRDIGGIIVIDFIDMVLESNRDLVLRRMLECLSRDRTKHQVAEVTSLGLVQMTRKRVGQGLLEAFSETCECCNGRGLHLSTEPVETKSGGGNGGNGNGRGKKKNKGGSEKAEKQEKADKADKAASSAEGSGGDAGSEEAKPAEQPPAEPEAAPAEPEKKTTRRSSRRKKEAAAAEPAATGGSEAESGAPEEAAGSAGADDGADGADSGAERPRRRRSRRSKSAAAAPESAVAEAG
- the rplU gene encoding 50S ribosomal protein L21; protein product: MYAIVRAGGRQEKVSVDDVLNIDKVTDQIGSTVQWEPLLVVNDGKVISDAAELGGYQVTAEVLGEAKGPKINILKYKNKTGYKKRLGHRQKYTQVRITGIASK
- the rpmA gene encoding 50S ribosomal protein L27, yielding MAHKKGASSSRNGRDSNAKRLGVKRFGGQAVKAGEILVRQRGTHFHPGDNVGRGGDDTLFALVAGQVEFGTRRGRKAVNIVPAPAPVPAE
- the obgE gene encoding GTPase ObgE, whose translation is MPDFVDEAVLHIKAGDGGHGCASVHREKFKPLGGPDGGNGGRGGDVVLEVDTNTATLLEYQRRPHRKAGNGTPGQGGHRSGANGAELVLAVPDGTVVTTTAGEVVADLVGPGTRLVIAQGGNGGLGNAALASPRRKAPGFALKGEAGEEIDVRLEIKTIADVGLVGFPSAGKSSLIAALSAARPKIADYPFTTLIPNLGVVEAGATQFVVADVPGLIPGASEGKGLGLAFLRHVERCSTLVHVLDCATYEQGRDPISDLEVIEAELAAYGERTEVDLSDRPRIVVLNKIDVPEARELAEFVQPMLEERGLKVIRVSAASREGLRELSFAMGEQVAAARAARPPAEPTRLVLRPREIGEIPFEVVPLGDNTFRVRGDKPARWVRQTDFSNDEAVGYLADRLNRLGIEDALAKAGAVEGAEVYIGDEDDSVVFDWDPTVDVDQAPTGPRGTDSRLG
- the proB gene encoding glutamate 5-kinase, yielding MTRARRVVVKVGSSSLTTHDGRIDRDRIRELTDVLAARRAADVEIVLVSSGAVAAGMTPLGLVTRPRDLATQQAAASVGQGLLVAHYTRAFADHGLTAAQVLLTVDDMMRRAHHRNAQRTLTRLLDIGAVPIVNENDTVATHEIRFGDNDRLAALVAHLLRADALLLLSDVDALYDGDPSRPGTRRIAEVREPEDLEGVDIGSAGRRGVGTGGMVTKVESARIATEAGVPTILTSAANAGAALDGEPVGTFFAPARRRRPSTRQLWLAHATAGRGRVVLDPGAVRAVLGGRASLLPAGVIKVEGEFSAGDPVDLCDEDGRTVARGLVNYDAAEIPNLMGRSTRWLARELGPEYEREIVHRDGLVLLSRTPRRSAPAP